The Oncorhynchus tshawytscha isolate Ot180627B unplaced genomic scaffold, Otsh_v2.0 Un_contig_7308_pilon_pilon, whole genome shotgun sequence genome includes the window aggagagaagccttaccactgttcccaatgtggaaaaagttttaGGTTGTTAGGTAGCCTTAAGgagcatgagagaatacacacaggagagaagcctttccaaTGCTCTCACTGTGAAAAGCGTTTTACCCAGTTAGGGAGCCTAAAAGATcacgagagaatacacacaggggaaaaacctttccaatgctcccagtgtggaaagcgTTTTACCCAGTTAGGGAACCTAAAAGATCATGAgaaaatacacacaggacagaagcctttccactgctcccagtgtggaaagagttttacctaCTTAGCGCATCTGAAAAACCACGAGAaagcacacacaggagagaagcctcacctctgctctcagtgtggaaagagttttacccagtTAGGGGACCTGAATaggcatgagaggacacacacaggagaaaagcctttccaatgttcccagtgtggaaagaattTCACACGGTTAGGGAACCTAAAAgagcatgagaggacacacacacgggAAAAGCCCTACCCATGCTCcctgtgtggaaagagttttacccaaGTAGGGTATCTGAAAAAACAcgagacaacacacacaggagagaagcctcacctctgctcccagtgtggaaaaagTTTTACCCAGTTAGGGGACCTGAATAGGCAtgcgaggacacacacaggagaaaaacctttcaaatgttcccagtgtggaaagaattTTACCCGGTTAGAGAATCTAAAAgagcatgagaggacacacacacaagaaaagcctttccaatgttcccagtgtggaaagagttttacccggTCAGGGAACCTAAAAgagcatgagaggacacacacccGGGAAAAGCCCTACCAATGCTCcctgtgtggaaagagttttacccacTTTGGGTATCTGAAAAAAcatgggagaacacacacacaggagaaaagcctcaCCTCTGCTTCCTGACTGGAAAGAGTTTAACTAAGTTAGGGGTCCTGAATAGGcatgacaggacacacacaggcgGGGATAAGacctaccactgctcccagtgtggaaagagatttAACCGGTTAAGGCAGCTGAATAAGCATGAAAGAATGCAtacacaggaggagaagacataccactgctctcagtgtggaaagacATTTTCCCGATCAGGGGAAAACACACCAGATAACTTTTCTTGCCCAGAGAGAGATTTTTTTATTTGCAAGTAGACAAATAATGCTGGCGACTATATAAATATTTACACAAAAAAAGAAATGAAACATGGCATTGATCAAACTACCAAACTGAACTGACTCAAGAGAAAACACGAGGGAAGTGAGGAGCTGTGTTCTGTCTGATGTTTTTGACTGAGAACTTGTGGTTTTGTTGTTGTCACATGAAATCAAATTGTTTATATGGATGATTCTCCGTAAACCAGTTTTAAAACAGTTTCTGTAGATAATGGAGTTACAAAACCATGATGCATCTGTAAAAACCAACTGTCATTCTGAGGACTAAGTTTAGTAGTTACAAAACCAAATGTCGTTCTGAGGACTAAGTTTAGTAGTTACAAAACCAAATGTCGTTCTGAGGACTAAGTTTAGTAGTTACAAAACCAACTGTCATTCTGAGGACTAAGTTTAGTAGTTACAAAACCAAATGTCGTTCTGAGGACTAAGTTTAGTAGTTACAAAACCAACTGTCGTTCTGAGGACTAAGTTTAGTAGTTACAAAACCAAATGTCGTTCTGAGGACTAAGTTTAGTAGTTACAAAACCAACTGTCGTTCTGAGGACTAAGTTTAGTAGTTACAAAACCAACTGTCGTTCTGAGGACTAAGTTTAGTAGTTACAAAACCAACTGTCATTCTGAGGACTAAGTTTAGTCAAAGTGtcttattttcaatacattttattttcgcCTGAATCATCTTTTCTTCTGGATTAAATTCTTGGGTCATTTTCTTTCTTTAGAAAAAACAAACTTATTTCAAATAAAACCCAAAGTATGTTCCTGTAATTTGTCCATAAATCATAAAAAAATGGTATATTCATTGAAGTTTACATTATACTATACTATGTATTATGTACAAACACAGTGTCTGTGGACATGTTGGGGAAAAAGTCTGATTTAATTTTAAACATGTTTATTTTCAGTGTTATTTAACTCCGACCTTTACATCACAAGAGCaatgtcaaaaaatatatatatatatattacaaatgGATTAGTTTATAACTGTTATGGTAATTAGAACTTTGTGGAAATTGTGGTAAAATGCATAATATCtgataaaaacttttttttttaaatataattatgAAATAGATAAGTACACATTCTAATCTCAGCGGTCCAAGAGAACATCTCATGACAAATGACACTTGAGGAATGTTGTGGTAAAAACATGACCTTATTCTAAGATAGAGACTTTGCTACTGCGGTGTTTTCATCTCGAGATATGATCATGTcctaaatcagattttttttttaaaagaaggGCAAATAGGTATTTTGTTTAGATTATGAGTGTTGATTATGTAAATACAAGTATAAAACCTCTTGTCTTTCATTGTATGATTTTGGATATTGCTGAATGTAAATGATGATATCATTTAAAGGAAGTACAGTGTATTCAggaagtactcagaccctttgaactttttaccacatttttttacgttacagccttattctaatgtgTTTTTAttctcccctcatcaatctacacacaatgacaatGAATATTgaaaatcagaccttcttgttgagtatctgatCATCTATGtgtataggagtggttaaaacatgctaataatggacCTCTGAGTACATCAACAAAAAGTTGGGACCTGGAGATTTCCCAGACTTATTAAAGGCTTTAAtggcatcaagaagttcctcctctgtaatttaaTCACATGAGTCATTCTGTACAACTCTTCTGTAATTTAATCACATGAGTCATTCTGTACAACTCTTCTGTAATTTAATCACATGAGTCATTCTGTACAACTCTTCTGTAATTTAATCACATGAGTCATTCTGTACAACTCTTCTGTAATTTAATCACATGAGTCATTCTGTACAACTCTTCTGTAATTTAATCATGAGTCATTCTGTACAACTCTTTTGTAATTTAATCACATGAGTCATTCTGTACAGCTCTTCTGTAATTGAATCACATGAGTCATTCTGTACAACTCTTCTGTAATTTAATCATGAGTCATTCTGTACAACCCTTCTGTAATTTAATCACATGAGTCATTCTGTACAACTCTTCTGTAATTTAATCACATGAGTCATTCTGTACAACTCTTCTGTAATTTAATCATGAGTCATTCTGTACAACTTCTGTAATTTAATCATGAGTCATTCTGTACAACTCTTCTGTAATTTAATCACATGAGTCATTCTGTACAACTCTTCTGTAATTTAATCATGAGTCATTCTGTACAACTCTTCTGTAATTTAATCACATGAGTCATTCTGTACAACTCTTCTGTAATTTAATCACTCTTCTGTACTGCTCTTCTGTAATTTAATCATGAGTCATTCTGTACAACTCTTCTGTAATTTAATCACATGAGTCATTCTGTACAACTCTTCTGTAATTTAATCACATGAGTCATTCTGTACAACTCTTCTGTAATTTAATCACATGAGTCATTCTGTACAACTCTTCTGTAATTTAATCACATGAGTCATTCTGTACAACTCTTCTGTAATTTAATCACGAGTCATTCTGTACAACTCTTCTGTAATTTAATCACATGAGTCATTCTGTACAACTCTTCTGTAATTTAATCACATGAGTCATTCTGTACAACTCTTCTGTAATTTAATCACATGAGTCATTCTGTACAACTCTTCTGTAATTTAATCACATGAGTCATTCTGTACAACTCTTCTGTAATTTAATCATGAGTCATTCTGTACAACTCTTCTGTAATTTAAACAGTCATTCTGTACAACTCTTCTGTAATTTAATCATGAGTCATTCTGTACAACTCTTCTGTAATTTAATCAAATCATACACTCTTCTGTAATTTAATCACATGAGTCATTCTGTACAACTCTTCTGTAATTTAATCACATGAGTCATTCTGTACAACTCTTCTGTAATTTAATCACATGAGTCATTCTGTACAACTCTTCTGTAATTTAATCACGAGTCATTCTGTACAACTGTTAAGTTTACATTATTAATAGGAGGGAAATAATCCATACAATTAGCGTTGATTAGAGGAGttggaggagactgaaatgaaaacatatgctgaaagtactttacttcctctttctaaATATCATTTGGCGAATCACAGGTGACTCCGTCATTTGTCTCGAGTTTCAGTCAATTATTTTTGGTCGAATTTGTAtgttgaagattttttttttaaataatttggtgcatttttccccaataacatttgttattgttacccatctagctatcagggaccttacagatgctGTCTTTGTCAGCTGAATCTGTGTTAGAAATTCACTACtagactaagggaccttacagatgctgtatgtatgggggacagagaaagggttagtcattcactactacactgagggaccttacagatgctGAATAGGGGACAGAGAAAGGgttagtcattcactactagactgagggaccttacagatgttgtatgtatgggggaacagaggaagggttagtcattcactactacactgagggaccttacagatgctgtatgtatgggggacagaggaaggattaGTCATTCAAAGATCACATCAACCCCTATTATTtcccacagagtgagtccatgtaacttattatgtgatttgttcaGCCACATTTGTATAGATTTTTtatatttaacgaggcaagtcagttacgaacaaattcttatttacaatgacggcctacccctacCAAACCCGGGCCAAACcccgatcacggccggatgtgatgcagcctggatttgaaccagagactgtaatgacgcctctcgcactgagatgcagtgcctcagaccactgcgcAACTCGGGATCTTtcactcctgaactaatttaggctgaAAACttatgcaacaaaatgtgaaataagtaaTTTTCAAAAGGCATGTATTTTATACACGGTTTGTCTGTTAAACGTTGGTTACTATGACGACAATCCCATGGTTGAAATGTCACTGTCGAAACAATAGTTTACGTTTGACTTTTTGGAAATCCAATTTTCCACGTCGATTCCATGTCACAATTTGTTGACtaaattacgttgaaacaacattgattcaaccagtttgtgcctaGTTTAAAATTTTCCTCTAGCTACTAGCTCAACAACCACATCCTTTATTAGCAGACTGAGGTCTTGTACTtaaaggaatgatttgtaccaaatacaacgCTCTTAGTTATGATAACATTGATAAGTTGTTAACATACAAAAATATTCACAGCCTCATGTTTCCATCAATGTTATTCCACCATGTCAGAGAAAACACAGGCGCTGATTTTACACTGAAGaaaaaatatcaacgcaacatgtaaagtgttggtcccgtgttttaTGAGctaaaaataaaagatcccagaaatgttccatttggCACAGAAAGCTTATATCTCtataatgttgtgcacaaatttgtttacatccctgttagtgattaTTTCTACTTTGCTAAAATAATTCATCCAGGTGTggcaagcaatcaacatagacaatctcccacaaacaaacagtgaaacccaggctacctaagtatgattctcaatcagagacaactaatgacacctgcctctgattgagaaccatactaggccgaaacatagaaatcccaaaatcatagaaaaacaaacatagactgcccaccccaactcacgccctgaccatactaaataatgacaaaaacaacagaaataaaggtcagaacgtgacagctaaaataatccatccaggtgtggcatgtcaagatgctgattaaacatcatggccattacacaggtgcaccttgtgctgggggacaataaaaggacactataatgtgcagttttgtcacaaaacacaatgccacagatgtgtcaacTTCTTGAAggagcgtgtaattggcatgatgactgcaggaatgtccaccagagctgttgccagagaatgtaatattCATTTATCTGCCATTAAGCCGATGCCGATGCCGttctagagaatttggcagtacatccaaccggcctcacacccatagaccacgtgtaaccacgccagcacaGGATTTCCACatacggcttcttcacctgcgggatcgtctgagaccagctacccagacagctgatgaaacagaggagtatttctgtctataataaagcccttttttggggaaaaactcattctgattttATGGGCCTGGTTCCCCaatgggtgggcctatgctcTCCCTAAtctatgtgaaatccatagattagggcctaatgaattcatttcaattgactgatttccttacatgaactgtaactcagtaaaatcgtcgACATCTTTGCATGTTGCATATATGTTACGTGCGTATTAAAAATGATTTGATTAAATGCAAACATATTTTGGTCTGAATATCAATAAAATGTGGAACACCAATATTTAAAGATCGACTGGTACACCATTTAGGCGCGCTATTATATAGACCTACGTGTTTATTTTTGTTTGACTGAATTAATGTAAAATTGTGTCCCCTAAAAGGACTTTTTGCTGCGTTACCAACTCCGGTCAGCAGGAGGCGACGTGGAGACTATTTGCGTGACGTAGAAAATAGTGGACATGACGTCgcaaaccaacaacaacaaagatgGAGGCGCCTAGTAGGGAACTAACTATGTTGATAGCATTTAAAAACAATTAATTTACATTTGAGAActctttattttatatatatatatatatatatatatagaaataaacgttttgttaaATATATAAGTCATCTTTTTGTTATATATAAACTTTTTGTTAAATATCTAGGTACGTTAAATTCAGTGTGCTAGCTGCCCATTGCTAATTCTGGTTGATAAGTCACAGCCAGCTAAcctattattttatatatatatagaaataaacgttttgttaaATATATAAGTAAACTTTTTGTTATATATAAACTTATATAACTCATATTATCCTTGACGACCGAGCGTCGAGGCACATATATTTGGTTGAGGACTAACTAACTACACTTAGCTACTTACTAAAAAGGAACAATATGATGGAGGAATTAGACGAGTCATTGAGTTAGCCACAGTAGTTAATTAGCTGTATGAAGAAACAATAACCTGACACCGACATTTTCCAGACTCCAGAAAAGTGATTAACGAACGTCAGTTACCTCGTTTACATAAATCTAATCACTATCCGACTGGTCACCTGTGTTTTAGGTGACTGTAACGTTACTAGTCTGTCTAGCGGTCAGCTAGCTATTCCAGCGCCGCCGACCAACCGGTCCCAGACATGAGCTCTCTAAGCTACTTCACTCCGGCCCGAGAAGAAGAGCTGCTGTGGTCGGGAAACGCAGGCGCAGCCAGCGGACCTCAACCCAGCACCCTCGGAGGAGAGGAGGCACGGCGCTTCTATCAAAGCCTCATAGAagaaggggatggagaggagagacgaggaatggagcagagggggagagagaaccgCAGGGGGAGAAGAGCAGGGCAGCACGTCCAGGTACCACAAACACAACAAATATAGCCTAGTAGCTACATCATCTATGATCATGACATGTATGATTTATAAATAAAGTTTttcctcagtatatatacacagtaccagtcaaaagttgacacctcctcattccagggtttttcttaatttgtactattttctacattgtagaatactagtgaagacatcaacactatgaaataacacatatggaatcatgtagtaacaaaaaaagtgttaaacaaatcaaaacatatttgttTCTGACTacagtttcttcaaagtagccaccctttgcctctgacaactttgcacactccaGATGCACCAGTGAAGCATCTGCTGATTGACCATCTGCTGATTGACCATCTGCTGATTGACCATCTGCTGATTGACCATCTGCTGATTGGCCATCT containing:
- the LOC112241747 gene encoding gastrula zinc finger protein XlCGF26.1-like, with the translated sequence MNSLNYYPGVKEEEVCWTEKEGLVKEEKEEEAVTVKKEVEGEAVSVKEEEYLRVKEEDAVFGVEEEEGEITVTLKEEEEEEDTGDLINTRERSDSHSDSSKSPSEEPVTETSKPARRRHCFNCGKSFTKLQNLKKHERTHTGEEPFQCSQCGKNFIQLASLKRHKKIHTGEKPYHCSQCGKSFRLLGSLKEHERIHTGEKPFQCSHCEKRFTQLGSLKDHERIHTGEKPFQCSQCGKRFTQLGNLKDHEKIHTGQKPFHCSQCGKSFTYLAHLKNHEKAHTGEKPHLCSQCGKSFTQLGDLNRHERTHTGEKPFQCSQCGKNFTRLGNLKEHERTHTREKPYPCSLCGKSFTQVGYLKKHETTHTGEKPHLCSQCGKSFTQLGDLNRHARTHTGEKPFKCSQCGKNFTRLENLKEHERTHTQEKPFQCSQCGKSFTRSGNLKEHERTHTREKPYQCSLCGKSFTHFGYLKKHGRTHTQEKSLTSAS